A segment of the Neochlamydia sp. S13 genome:
TCCTTCAACAATTGGGCAACTTTCTAAGCTGCAAGAGCTGTATTTAAACGATAACCAACTTACCATTCTTCCTGAGGAAATAGGACAGCTCTCTCAGCTGCAAGAGCTCTTCTTAGGGCGCAACAAACTAGCTATCCTTCCTTCTGGAATAGGACTTCTTTCTCAGCTGCGGCTTCTTTACCTAAGCAACAACCAGCTAACTGTTTTGCCTGCAAGCTTAAAGCAGCTGCCCGCAGGGATAGATCTTAATCTTGATGGAAACTTGTTGGAAAGTATCTCCCCCTGAATTAAAGCAGCGTTTTAGCCTCCGCATTTAGGTAATAATCTTATAAGGTGTTTTAAATAATTTTACCCTTGTTTATAAAAGACGTAAGCGGTCACCGGGGGGGGGGGCTATCAATAGATACCTGATAAACAAAATAATTTCTAGAGTTAATATTTACTTAAGCATCCATGTAAATAGTATGTAACCTTCATATGAGCAACTATTTAAAGAAAATGTAGAGCTAAGGTCTGAAAATGCTCAGCTAAAAGCCTTGGGTAAATAGACAGGAAAAGGTAATCAACAAACTTGAAAGCGCGCATTGCTCACTTAGAAGAACAGCTTAATCAAAATTCTAAGAATAGTTCCAAGCCACTTACGACGGATCAAGAAGCTAGCTGTTCATCATTACCTCAAGCAGAAAATCGACCTTATCATCCTGGGGCCAACCGCGAGTTGTTACCTGCTAGGGCAGTTATCTCGTATGAGATTCGTAGTGTAGAAGGTTGTCCACACTGTTATTTTTGCTATGCATGCGGCTGATAAGGTTTTTTCTTGGCAGCAGATCAAACTTCTTGAAATTAAGCCCTTGCTACATCCAATCGATCTAGTGACAAACAGATGCCTTTGTTGTCATTGAAAAGTGCATCCTGAACTTAAAGAAAATGAGCAATTCTTGCTCGGTCCTAGGCTAAAAGGATTTTTAAGGATAAAGAAAAACTTTCGGCCTCGCAAAAGCCATGATTACCTGTTGATAAATTTTCTCTACTGAATGCGGAAAAGCTGTTTTAGCAATTTCTTCTCTTTTTGCCTCTTTCTAAGCATCCTGCTTAAGCTTTTTTATAATTTTCTTGTACATTGCATCGATGAATTGTTTGTTATCTATTCTCATAAACGCTCAGGAAGGATAGGCTTTTTAGCTACTCCTTATACAACCGCCACGCTCTATCAAAGTCTCTCTTTAATTAAAGAGACAGCTTTTAGAGGATTGGGTGTGCAGGCTTAATTTTTTTAAAGCCTATAAGTGCACATCTCTATCAGAGGATGACAACTTTATAAGGGAGATAGCTAGTCATAAATTTCTAAAGGCGAGCATCATTGACTAGCTCTTTAATGAATCCTGCAATTACCTGATTTTCTTCCGGATTTAAGCCTGGATTTATTCTTATAGTGCTAGAGCCTTCTTCTGCATTAACGGAAATAATGATGCAATTAGGGTGATAAAACCCAAAGCTAGCTCGGGAATGTACCTTTATCCCTTTCGCTAAGCATTTTTTGTAGAAAAGCCCCATAATCGCCCTACTTTTTAGGGCATGGCCTTTTCCTATGAGTTTTATATCGATAAAGGAACATTCCATCTCTGGATCTGCGGTGCTAATGCGTATCTTCTGGCTACTCTCTTTGCCTAAAGGCTGAAGGAGTGGGGGAACACCATCAAGAATTTCCCTAGTATTTTTAAAAATAGCCGATCGATAACTATCCATTTGCTCAGTCGTATACTTATAAGCAAGAGAGAACCATTGAAGGCTTAGTTGATCCGTTTTATGGGCAATGTCTTCAGTTAAGGAATTAAAGGCATCCCAGGGAGCTTTTCCATTATTAACCATGTAAAATGGAGATCCATAGTAGTTATCCATTCCAAACATATCAAATTTCTGTCCACTACGGAAAAAGACAAAGTTTAACTTACCGTCTTTTATCTCTTCCTGGAAGGTGGCAAGCAAATCGTGGACTTTAGGAGAATTGATATAATCGATTGTGCAATCGACCGCTACAGTAAGTTGCTTATTTTCGTTTTTTTGCCACAGTATTTGTCGGATATCTTCTTTGACATCCCTTATCGCATAGTGAGTATGATCAGCATCAATTTCAATATTAGGATTAAATTGGCATGCGTATAGATCAATTTGCTTTAAGCTACTATCTTGCAAAGCGTTCTCAATACGTTGGTCGTTGCCTATAAAGCTTGCTTGCTCATAATAAAAGCCTGTACTAAATACTCGGGTAGGGTGAGGGTTCAGGTTTAATAAAGCCGCATTGATTCCAGCGAATACGTTGACTGCCGTCTTACCTAGGCCTGCTTTTATCAAAGGGCGCAGTTCTTCTGGAACGTTTGCTAACTGCTTTGGCAAAATAGTAGGAAACGCCTTTTCTTCAAAAGGGGCTGTAAGCGTTAAAAGGTTGGCAATTTCACAATGAACCAACTCAATTTCTTGCGCATACTTACTATAATCATCCATAAAAAGTTCTGCTGTGGCCAGATGCTCTTTTATTTTAAACAATGAGGTTTGAATGATTTCACGTTTTATTGGATGTCCTTGAAATTTTTTCCACTGCTTATCGCTGATTTCATTAAGTAGGCCCTTTAAAAGATGCAAGGTAGATTCGCCTAAAATAGCTAGATGAGGAGAGTATGCATGCATCTCTGGAGAGGAAACTTTTGCTAAGAATCTGTCAAAGAGTGCTAGCTTAGTTAAATCAAGCTTATCAGGAAAATAAACATCTTTGTTAGGAATATCTTTAGCATCAGGGCCTTTAATAGGGTATTTAATATCGGGTCTAATATTAAAGCCATTAAGAATATGTTTACGCATGTTAATTGCGCCGATATACAAGCCGGTTTGCTCAATAAAATCTAAAAAGGCAGGATGCTTTTGAAGAATTTTTTTACCTTTTAAGTCGGTAAAGACTGGTAAAACTTTAATGCCCGCAATTTCGTCAAGCGTTAGTCTGCAAATGCAAGTGCTATTTTGTTGCAATAATTTTTTAAATTTACTTGTAGAAATTTTACTCAATTCAGGATGCTGCATTCTAAATTTTTCAATGGACCTATCAAATGAGCAATTAAGGCTTGTACGTATTGAATCCAATTGCTTTTCAAAAGCTTCTTCCTTTTCTCTTTTTCCATTAGTTTTAACTAATTCTTCCAAAGAAGAAGTTAAATCCACTAATAAGCTTACATTCATCGCTTGTGAAAAAGCTTGGCGTGGTTCTTTGGCAAACTTGGAAAAATGTGCATTTAAGGCTTGAGTGAGTGTAGTTTCCCACTCAGCTTCTGAAATTGCACTATCAATCACATGAAAGTTTAAAGGAAAAAATTGAGTAACCTCGGTAGTATCGGTAAGAATGAGAGGACTCTTATGGGTAAATGCTAAATTTTTATTAATTTCTGCTCCTAGTCCTGGATTTTGCCGAAATCCCATGCGATGGTAATGATAATTCGTATAAGGTCCCACCTGAAATAATACGCCAATTTTTCTTTGTAATAATTTCATCATGTTAAGGTAAATAGGGGCAGATTTTTCCAGATAATTGGTGGCCATGAACTCGATTTGTTTCTTTAATTGAGGATCCTGTGTTTTCTTATAGGAATTTTTCAACAGCGCTAGGTTAAGGCTCCAATCTGTTTGTGAATTCTCTATGGTTGCCACACTTTCTAAAAGCCCATGATAGGAGAGTCGTCTTATATGCAGAATGCGGTGAGCCAGGTCAGATATTAACTGTAAAAGCTTAGTAAAACCTTCTTTTATAATCGATACGAAGACTTCCCAACCAAGGGTAATATTCCTTTTTAATACTTTAAGAGAAGATGAAATACGAATTTTAAAAGATGCTAGGGCACACTCATGGGTTTTAGATGAGCAAGAAGAAGGAATAGTACCATAAACTTTAGGGGCTACTGCTTCTTGAGCCACTAAAGGATCTCTAAAATGATAGTTAGGGATATTTATTTTTTTATTATTATCCATAATTAAACCCTTTTTTTTATTAACAAGTGTAGATTATAGCATAATAATGAATAAATAATAATAGAATTATTTCTGTTAGTTTTGTTTAAAATAAAAAAAAGTAGTGGTTGATTTTTTTACTTGAAGGTTTTATTCAAAAATCCTATAGCAGGTAATCACACCAGCGGAAAAATTTTAACACATACTCTTGTAAATCCCTATGAGATTGTCTAAGTTCCCCAAATTAAGTTTAGTGCTTTACTTTTACCTGTGGCCTTTGCTAATGGAAGCAAGGTTACTAACTTTAGATGAGGCTACCCAGCGAGCTTTAACTTATTCTCCTGCCGTAGCCATCGTTGACACCACATGGAAAGTTAGACAGGCTGAGGAATATCAGGCAAATTTTCTGCCAAATCCCGTCGTCTCTGTAGAAATTGATAAAGCTAATTTAATTGGGAAGGAGAAAAAAAGGGCGGGAGATCGAGGGTTTTCTTGCAATTTATCGCAAGCTATTGAATTAGGGGGTAAAAGACATCTTCGAAAACAGACTGCTGGGCTCCAAACATCATTAGCCTTCAAAGAAATAGAAGTCATAAAGTTAGAGGCAAGTTGCCAGGTAGAAAAAGCTTTTATTGAGGTGGCTGCTGCGCAAGAATATTTGCGTTTCGCTCAAGAACTCCAACTAAGTGCCCAAGAAGTGCTTCTTTCCACTTCTGCAAAAATTGAAGGAGGAAAAATATCTTCCTTAGAAGGAAAGAAAGCTAAGTTATCAGTATTAACCGCTCATCTAGCTTTAGAAAAAGCTTGCAATAATTTTGAAAATTCTAAGAAAAAGCTCGCTCTGATTTGGGGAGATAGTCGTCCTGACTTTACTTCTGTTGATTATAACCTTTTAGAAATTACTTTAGTCGAGGATCTTGCTGTCTTTATTGCTGAGCAAAATGATAATATTGCAACGAAACAATGGGAGCTGCAGATAGCAAATGCTGGCCTCATGATTGCGAGTGAAAAAGCGCAACGTATTCCTAACCTCGTAGTTACCGCAGGATATATCAACTCTGCTGAGGATGGAGAGGGACTATTGCTTGGATTTTCCATGGCTATCCCGATATGGGATAGAAATCAGGGCAACATTTCTAAAGCCAAGCATTTATTAAACCAGCTTTATAACAAAAGAAATAAAGACAACTTGCAAGCACGCCTGCAATTAGAAGCTGAGTACGCGCAACTTCTCACTTCCTACCAAGAGGGGCTACTATATAATAATGATGTTTTGCCTGTAGCTATAGCTACTTTTGAAGGTGCTAAACAGGAATACTTGCAAGGAAAAAGTGATTACCTTGAACTTCTAGACGCCCAACGTACCCTTTTTGACGTGCATGACAAATATATTCATGCTTTAGTGGATTATCATCAAAGAAAAGTAGAGCTCAATCGATTAGTAAGGGTAGGTTATGCAAATACGCAAGGGCTTTAAAAGGTTTGACTTAAGGAGATGCAAATGAGCAAAAGAATTTTTTTATATATAGGATTAGTTTTTCAACATTATTTGGCAGCAAGCCAGGAATTTAAGCCTGAACCTTCCAACTTTGTCTCTTTAAGTAATGAACAGATGATAGAGGCAGAAATTGAGACATTAAAGGCTTCTCCTAGCATATTGCGAAAAACCTTTGGGGCGCCAGCCCAAATTGTTATCAATGAGCAACAGCAAGCCATCATTGTAGCTAGAGTTTCGGGGGTAGCGAGCCATATTAGCAAAAATGTTGGAGATTATGTAAGCAAGGGGGAAACATTAGCTGTCTTACAAAGCAGGCCAATGGCAAATTTTAAAGCTGCTTATCTTACCTTGCTGAAGCGTTCCTCCTTAGCACAACAAGCTTTTAAAGCTGAAGCTATTCTTAAAGAAAAGAATGTAACATCTGAACAAGCTTATCTTCGAGCATTTTTAACCGCAGAAGAAGCTTGTGTCAAACAAGAGTTGGCAGAGCAGCAACTCTACCTCTTAGGAATGAGCAAAAAAGATGTAAAACAACTGGCTCAAGAAGAGAGCTGTGACTTATTTAGCTATCAGATTAAGTCTTCCTTAAATGGAATGGTAACTAGCAAAATTATCAATTTAGGTTCATCGCTAAATGCAGGTCAAGAAGCTTTTAAAATTGCTGATCTAGATACCGTATGGGTACAGATAGGAGTATATGCGCAAGATCTTCCCTACCTTAAGCTAGGGGACAAAGTTCAGGTGGCTCTTTTAAAGGAAGAGAAATTTTCTGATTTAGCAGAAATCATCTATCTTAGTCCTATTCTTGATAAACAGACCCGTAGTGGAACAGCTATAGCTTTATTAGCTAATCAATCTAGAAAATGGTACCCAGGCTCGTATGCTCGAGTAGAAGTTATAGCCGAAGAGGTGGAAGTGCCTATAGCTGTGCTTAAAGAGGCTATTCAAGTTATTGAAGGAAAAACTGTCCTTTTTATCGCCCATTCCCAAGGATTTGAAAAACGCGAAGTAAAGATAGGAAGATCTGATCCCACTTATATAGAAATCCTTTCAGGAATAAAACAGGGCACTCCTTATGCAGCTACTCATACTTTTATTTTAAAAGCAGAGGATGGAAAGAAGGCTATTAAAAATGATTGAAAAAATCCTAAATTTTTCTATTGCTTATCGTTATCTCATCCTCGCAGCTATTGCTTGTGCCATGCTTTTAGGTATATCTGCTTTAAAAAATCTTCCTATGGATGCTGTACCCGATATTACTAACAATCAGGTGCAAATTAATACCCTGGCTATAGGGCTGACACCTATGGAGGTAGAAAAAAGAGTGACTTTCCCTATAGAATCTGCCTTAAGCGGCATCCCAGGACTTGAGAGTACACGTTCTCTTTCACGTAATGGATTTTCTCAGATAACAGCTATATTCCACGATCAGGTAAATATCTACTTTGCTAGACAGCAAATTAATGAAAAGCTAATGGATGTTCGAAACATTTTACCAGCTGAGGCTGAATTTAAAATGGGACCTATTTCCACAGGCTTAAGCGAAGTCTTTATGTGGTCAGTAGATTACAGTCCTGAAATGAGACAATCTAAGCAGCAGGAGGCAGGCCTAGGGTGGCATGCAGACGGAAGTTATTTAACTCCGGAGGGACAATTACTTAAGACTGATGTGGAATTAGCTTCTTACTTGCGTACGGTTCAAGATTGGATAATAACCCCTCAAATTAAAGCTGTTAAAGGCATAGCGGGTGTGGATGCACAGGGAGGCTTTATTCGCCAATATCATGTGGAGCCCAGTCCTGAGAAAATGATGGCTTTTGATATTAGCTTACAAGATCTACTTACCGCTATTGAAGAAAACAACCTTAATGGAGGAGCCGGTTACATTGAACGCGGCGGAGAATCCTTGATTGTTAAAGTCGATGGAAGGATAGAAAACCAAGAAAATATTGGAAATATTGTGGTTGCCATGCGTGAAGACATGCCGGTTTTTATTCATGATGTGGCAGAGATAAGCATTGGAAAAGAGCTACGTAGTGGTAGTGCTAGTAAAGATGGTAAAGAAGTAGTGATCGGTACGGCACTGATGCTAATTGGCGAAAATAGCCGTAGCGTAGCAGAAGCGGTAAGGGAAAAATTACAATGGATCAATACAACCTTACCCCTCGGGGTTATTGCCCAACCTGTTTTGAGTAGAAGCAAATTAATAGATACGACTATTCAGACTGTAGCTAGGAATTTAATAGAAGGTGCTCTTTTAGTTATCGTAATATTATTCATTTTCCTAGGAAATTTTCGTGCTGCTTTGATCACTGCTTTAGTGATTCCTATTTCTATGTTAATAACTGCTATAGGAATGGTTCAAGCTAAAATTAGCGGCAATTTGATGAGCTTAGGCGCGCTTGATTTTGGGCTGATTATTGATGGAGCTGTTATCATTGTGGAAAATTGCTTAAGGCGTTTAGGGGAAAAGCAAAAGGCACAGGGAAAAAGCTTGCAGCTAGAAGAGCGTTTAGAAGAAGTGATGCAAGCTAGCAAAGAAATGATACAGCCCTCTGTTTATGGGCAAGCGATTATTATCGCAGTCTATCTTCCTATATTGACTTTATCAGGGGTAGAAGGAAAGATGTTTCATCCTATGGCATTAACAGTGCTTTTTGCTCTATTAAGCGCATTTGTTTTGTCTTTGACATTTGTGCCTGCTATGGTAGCTATTTGGATCACCAAACCCCTACACGAAAGAGAAAATTT
Coding sequences within it:
- a CDS encoding DUF6444 domain-containing protein; translation: MKARIAHLEEQLNQNSKNSSKPLTTDQEASCSSLPQAENRPYHPGANRELLPARAVISYEIRSVEGCPHCYFCYACG
- a CDS encoding efflux RND transporter permease subunit, coding for MIEKILNFSIAYRYLILAAIACAMLLGISALKNLPMDAVPDITNNQVQINTLAIGLTPMEVEKRVTFPIESALSGIPGLESTRSLSRNGFSQITAIFHDQVNIYFARQQINEKLMDVRNILPAEAEFKMGPISTGLSEVFMWSVDYSPEMRQSKQQEAGLGWHADGSYLTPEGQLLKTDVELASYLRTVQDWIITPQIKAVKGIAGVDAQGGFIRQYHVEPSPEKMMAFDISLQDLLTAIEENNLNGGAGYIERGGESLIVKVDGRIENQENIGNIVVAMREDMPVFIHDVAEISIGKELRSGSASKDGKEVVIGTALMLIGENSRSVAEAVREKLQWINTTLPLGVIAQPVLSRSKLIDTTIQTVARNLIEGALLVIVILFIFLGNFRAALITALVIPISMLITAIGMVQAKISGNLMSLGALDFGLIIDGAVIIVENCLRRLGEKQKAQGKSLQLEERLEEVMQASKEMIQPSVYGQAIIIAVYLPILTLSGVEGKMFHPMALTVLFALLSAFVLSLTFVPAMVAIWITKPLHERENFFISTAKKVYECLLWRILSFPYLVATIAIFMVAAALILFSFLGQEFIPTLDEQDLAIQVSRIPSTSLTQATSMQLQIEKVINKFDEVAYVYSKTGTAEMASDPMPPYASDTFVILKPRPEWPDAKRNKEDLVKAIETRLKKLPGNIYEFTQPVEMRFNELIAGVRSDLAVKVYGDDYKVLKKTAEAIAQVMQKLPGAADVTVDKTDGLPTLEININRNILSRYHLNMKEVLEMVGVAIGGGKAGTLFEGDRHYDIIVRLPEKLRNDLLALSRLPIRLPLATSKANKKIVFPYIPLSEVANLDITTGLNQIRRENGKRVVIIQANIRGADMSTFVEVARKKISEEVKIPAGYWIEWGGQFENLIAAKKRLLIVVPAAFFLIFILLYVAFHSIRQAFLVFSAIPLAFTGGIIALWWRGILFSISAAIGFIALSGIAILNSLVLINCINQWILEEASAKEAILKGSIARFRPVVVTALVAALGFLPMALAQGAGAEVQKPLATVVIGGLISSTLLTLVVLPALYILTISSRNLKTFK
- a CDS encoding efflux RND transporter periplasmic adaptor subunit, with the protein product MSKRIFLYIGLVFQHYLAASQEFKPEPSNFVSLSNEQMIEAEIETLKASPSILRKTFGAPAQIVINEQQQAIIVARVSGVASHISKNVGDYVSKGETLAVLQSRPMANFKAAYLTLLKRSSLAQQAFKAEAILKEKNVTSEQAYLRAFLTAEEACVKQELAEQQLYLLGMSKKDVKQLAQEESCDLFSYQIKSSLNGMVTSKIINLGSSLNAGQEAFKIADLDTVWVQIGVYAQDLPYLKLGDKVQVALLKEEKFSDLAEIIYLSPILDKQTRSGTAIALLANQSRKWYPGSYARVEVIAEEVEVPIAVLKEAIQVIEGKTVLFIAHSQGFEKREVKIGRSDPTYIEILSGIKQGTPYAATHTFILKAEDGKKAIKND
- a CDS encoding TolC family protein, giving the protein MEARLLTLDEATQRALTYSPAVAIVDTTWKVRQAEEYQANFLPNPVVSVEIDKANLIGKEKKRAGDRGFSCNLSQAIELGGKRHLRKQTAGLQTSLAFKEIEVIKLEASCQVEKAFIEVAAAQEYLRFAQELQLSAQEVLLSTSAKIEGGKISSLEGKKAKLSVLTAHLALEKACNNFENSKKKLALIWGDSRPDFTSVDYNLLEITLVEDLAVFIAEQNDNIATKQWELQIANAGLMIASEKAQRIPNLVVTAGYINSAEDGEGLLLGFSMAIPIWDRNQGNISKAKHLLNQLYNKRNKDNLQARLQLEAEYAQLLTSYQEGLLYNNDVLPVAIATFEGAKQEYLQGKSDYLELLDAQRTLFDVHDKYIHALVDYHQRKVELNRLVRVGYANTQGL